The Acidobacteriota bacterium genome includes a region encoding these proteins:
- a CDS encoding C40 family peptidase gives MMARVLVATVMTVFVTACASSGGMVYKPQPFPMPGGTGATPAPVEAGARPGVVPPPAAPGRPGTAPVSGLPAGANTDGYALSSTALSLRGAPYRNGGGDPANGFDCSGFVRYVYQQHSVPMPRSVREQYQVGKPISRDRLEAGDLVFFSTVAPGASHVGIMIGGNQFIHAPSERGVVRVESLGAQYWASRFVGAKRVS, from the coding sequence ATGATGGCCCGGGTTCTTGTTGCCACCGTCATGACGGTATTCGTGACCGCCTGCGCCAGCTCCGGCGGCATGGTCTACAAGCCACAACCGTTCCCGATGCCTGGCGGCACCGGGGCGACGCCCGCGCCGGTTGAGGCCGGCGCCCGGCCGGGCGTGGTCCCGCCGCCGGCGGCTCCTGGGCGGCCGGGTACCGCCCCGGTCAGCGGGCTGCCGGCCGGGGCCAATACCGACGGCTACGCCTTGTCGAGCACCGCCCTCTCGCTGCGCGGCGCCCCCTATCGCAACGGCGGCGGCGACCCGGCCAACGGCTTCGACTGCAGCGGCTTCGTGCGCTACGTTTACCAGCAGCACAGCGTGCCCATGCCGCGGTCGGTTCGCGAGCAATATCAGGTGGGTAAGCCAATCAGCCGCGACCGCCTGGAGGCCGGCGACCTGGTGTTCTTCAGCACGGTGGCCCCGGGGGCCTCGCACGTCGGCATCATGATTGGCGGCAACCAGTTCATTCACGCGCCGAGCGAGCGTGGCGTCGTGCGCGTGGAAAGCCTGGGCGCGCAGTACTGGGCGAGCCGGTTCGTCGGCGCCAAGCGCGTTAGTTAA
- the mtgA gene encoding monofunctional biosynthetic peptidoglycan transglycosylase, with the protein MARFAKSVARRVFKTLAAMAALGFAYVAYVYLTLPDVRSLAGTNPTTTAFMELRVREAERAGRKFQIRHRWVPYHQISANLRRAVIVTEDAAFFDHDGIDLNELKASLEKNWEEGQLLRGGSTITQQLAKNLYLSESRNPMRKVTELLIARRLEAALTKRRIFEIYLNMIEWGDGIFGCEAAARAYFGGPCAALSVNQAALLAGAIINPRVHSPAKPTRRLLRRQQIIIRRMGIKEEAPPPAAVPPPAEMPLPIDQTPPEPPPPPVPQPFPKPPGFN; encoded by the coding sequence GTGGCGCGCTTCGCGAAGTCGGTCGCAAGACGAGTCTTCAAGACCCTGGCCGCGATGGCGGCCCTGGGGTTCGCCTACGTCGCCTACGTCTACCTGACGCTGCCCGATGTTCGTTCGCTGGCCGGCACCAATCCAACCACGACCGCATTCATGGAGCTGCGCGTGCGCGAGGCCGAGCGCGCCGGACGCAAGTTCCAGATTCGCCATCGCTGGGTGCCGTACCACCAGATCTCCGCCAACCTGCGGCGCGCCGTGATCGTGACCGAGGACGCGGCCTTCTTCGATCACGACGGCATCGACCTGAACGAGCTGAAAGCCTCGCTTGAAAAGAACTGGGAAGAAGGACAGCTGCTGCGCGGCGGCAGCACCATCACGCAGCAGCTCGCCAAGAACCTTTACCTGTCGGAGTCACGCAACCCGATGCGGAAGGTCACCGAGCTGTTGATTGCGCGCCGGTTGGAGGCCGCACTCACCAAGCGGCGGATCTTCGAGATCTACCTGAACATGATCGAGTGGGGCGACGGCATTTTTGGCTGCGAAGCGGCCGCGCGCGCCTACTTCGGCGGTCCGTGCGCCGCGCTCAGCGTGAACCAGGCGGCTCTGCTCGCCGGCGCCATCATCAATCCGCGCGTGCACAGCCCGGCCAAGCCGACGCGCCGGTTGCTGCGCCGCCAGCAGATCATCATCAGGCGCATGGGGATCAAGGAGGAGGCGCCGCCGCCGGCCGCCGTGCCGCCGCCGGCCGAGATGCCGTTGCCGATTGATCAGACGCCGCCGGAACCACCACCCCCGCCGGTTCCGCAACCGTTCCCCAAGCCACCCGGGTTTAACTAA
- a CDS encoding M48 family metalloprotease, giving the protein MRKATCILLAAGLVASAACATNPVTGKSQMSLLSEAEEQAIGQQQDAEIRREMGVYDDPALQNYVSEIGQELARASHRPNLPWTFTVVDSPAINAFALPGGYIYVTRGILAYLDDESELAGVLGHEIGHVTARHAAQAYTRQAQAGIGLTILSIFVPGTQPFTELGAAGLSVLFLKHGREAEIEADRLGVEYGSRAGWDPSGVPRFLATLARVDALSEDGVPNWLSTHPDPGTRVGQATPVAGKFAAPTASRTNRDQYLDRIAGLVHGDNPKDGIVRGNVFLHPLLRLGLTFPEGWDVINSPEAVMAREPGTEHYMVLQEVEQPRLAGQAAGAGGGRSVGDVAVAAMRAAGYSVVDGRIEPINGQPAHVGLYRGTAKGTGKVLMRAAHIAVGRQMYVVAGFAPEAEFNLVDRDVVQAIQSFRMLTAAEAASVRPNRVDFYVVRPGDSWQSIAVRQGKSIVNAATLAIMNDHDVSVQPAAGDRIKIVIPGV; this is encoded by the coding sequence ATGAGGAAGGCAACCTGCATCCTTTTGGCGGCAGGGCTCGTGGCCTCTGCGGCGTGCGCCACCAACCCCGTGACCGGCAAGAGCCAGATGTCTCTGCTGAGCGAAGCCGAGGAGCAGGCCATTGGCCAGCAGCAGGACGCCGAGATTCGCCGCGAAATGGGGGTCTACGACGACCCCGCCCTGCAGAACTACGTCAGCGAAATCGGCCAGGAGCTGGCGCGCGCCTCCCATCGTCCCAACCTGCCGTGGACCTTCACCGTTGTCGACAGTCCCGCGATCAACGCCTTCGCGTTGCCCGGCGGCTACATCTACGTCACCCGCGGAATCCTCGCCTACCTGGACGACGAGTCGGAGTTGGCGGGTGTGCTTGGACATGAGATTGGCCACGTCACGGCGCGGCATGCGGCGCAGGCGTACACGCGCCAGGCGCAGGCGGGCATTGGCCTTACTATCCTGAGCATCTTCGTGCCGGGCACGCAGCCGTTCACGGAGCTGGGCGCCGCGGGCCTCAGCGTGTTGTTCCTGAAGCATGGCCGCGAAGCGGAGATCGAAGCGGATCGCCTGGGCGTGGAGTACGGATCGCGCGCCGGCTGGGATCCGTCCGGCGTCCCGCGATTCCTGGCAACGCTCGCCCGCGTCGACGCGCTCAGTGAAGACGGCGTGCCCAACTGGTTGTCCACGCACCCCGACCCGGGGACGCGCGTTGGGCAGGCCACTCCGGTGGCCGGGAAGTTTGCCGCGCCAACCGCGAGCCGCACGAATCGCGACCAGTATCTCGACCGCATTGCCGGCCTGGTTCATGGCGATAACCCGAAAGATGGCATTGTGCGCGGCAACGTGTTCCTGCACCCGCTGCTGCGGTTGGGGCTCACGTTCCCGGAAGGGTGGGATGTGATCAACTCGCCCGAAGCGGTGATGGCACGAGAGCCCGGCACCGAGCACTACATGGTGCTGCAGGAAGTCGAACAGCCGCGGCTCGCGGGCCAGGCCGCCGGCGCCGGGGGCGGCCGTTCGGTCGGTGACGTGGCCGTGGCGGCCATGCGGGCCGCCGGCTACAGCGTGGTGGACGGCCGCATCGAGCCGATCAACGGCCAGCCGGCGCACGTGGGCCTCTATCGTGGCACCGCCAAGGGAACGGGCAAGGTGCTGATGCGCGCCGCCCATATTGCCGTGGGGCGGCAAATGTACGTCGTGGCCGGGTTTGCCCCCGAAGCCGAGTTCAACCTGGTCGATCGCGACGTGGTGCAGGCCATCCAGTCGTTCCGCATGCTCACCGCTGCGGAAGCAGCGAGCGTGCGGCCCAACCGGGTTGATTTCTACGTGGTCCGCCCCGGCGACTCGTGGCAATCGATCGCCGTTCGCCAGGGCAAGAGCATCGTGAACGCGGCGACGCTGGCGATCATGAACGACCACGACGTGAGCGTGCAGCCGGCCGCCGGCGATCGAATCAAGATCGTGATTCCAGGGGTCTGA
- a CDS encoding ABC transporter permease — translation MTRRAAWFVIVLACLSLAAPLLAPYEAGRGFRDFLHAPPMRPHFQGAGAPVVHPVVLADRLEQRFESDPTRTLPLPWFGQVDGQPVFLLGADNFGRDVLSRLLYGARTSVGLALLATLGAVVIGALAGAWAGFRGGWIDDTIMRAADFVLILPVIYVVLVLRSVLPLVLPATTVFVLVAAIFVAVGWPFVAKGVRAIVAAERDREYVQAARSLGAGPGHILLRHLMPACSGHLVVQATLLLPGFILAEATLSFIGMGFPDPVASWGNMLAEAGNYNAVARFPWTLAPAVAIFAIVLATNVVADDRKA, via the coding sequence GTGACCCGCCGCGCCGCGTGGTTCGTGATCGTGCTGGCCTGCTTGTCGCTGGCGGCGCCGCTGCTCGCGCCGTACGAGGCCGGCCGCGGGTTTCGCGACTTCCTGCACGCCCCACCCATGCGGCCGCACTTCCAGGGCGCCGGCGCGCCCGTCGTGCATCCGGTTGTGCTGGCGGATCGACTCGAACAGCGTTTCGAGAGCGACCCGACCCGAACGTTGCCGCTCCCGTGGTTCGGCCAGGTCGACGGTCAGCCGGTCTTCCTGCTTGGCGCCGACAACTTCGGCCGCGATGTGCTGTCGCGACTGTTGTACGGCGCCCGCACCTCGGTCGGCCTGGCCCTGCTCGCCACGCTCGGTGCAGTCGTGATCGGCGCGCTCGCGGGTGCGTGGGCCGGGTTTCGCGGCGGCTGGATCGACGACACGATCATGCGAGCCGCCGACTTCGTGTTGATCCTGCCTGTCATCTACGTAGTGCTGGTGCTGCGGTCGGTGTTGCCCCTCGTCTTGCCGGCCACGACGGTGTTCGTGCTGGTGGCCGCAATCTTCGTGGCGGTGGGCTGGCCATTCGTGGCGAAGGGGGTGCGCGCCATTGTCGCCGCCGAGCGCGATCGCGAGTACGTGCAAGCCGCGCGCTCGCTTGGCGCCGGGCCGGGACACATCCTGCTGCGTCACCTAATGCCCGCCTGCTCGGGCCACCTCGTGGTGCAAGCCACGTTGTTGCTGCCAGGCTTTATCCTCGCCGAGGCGACGTTGTCGTTCATCGGCATGGGATTCCCCGATCCCGTGGCGAGCTGGGGCAACATGCTCGCCGAGGCCGGCAACTACAACGCGGTGGCCAGATTTCCGTGGACCCTCGCGCCGGCCGTCGCAATCTTCGCGATCGTGTTGGCCACCAATGTCGTCGCCGATGACCGAAAAGCGTGA
- a CDS encoding ABC transporter permease, whose translation MGRYLLRRLGFALLLVLVVSSASLLLTTLAPGDITSEQALFLDPAALAKRRAELGLERPLAVQYLAWLGGAVRLDFGRSLLYSRPVTELVGERALNTAVLALVALLLATAIGLPLGVYSGSRSRGLGRAAVRVLSVLALSIPPLIGSLALVFLAARTGWLPVGGMTSSGGIDLTWAQWLGDLARHLPIPALALALPLAATLERLQSQAIEKAVREPFVIASRARGVGPVLAIVRHAWPVSLRSVLGLYGVMIGSLFSGSFVVEVVTSWPGLGRLMYDALKARDLYLVAGCAASGAFFLAAGTWIADALLAIADPRVRSQEAR comes from the coding sequence ATGGGACGCTATCTCCTGAGGCGTCTCGGGTTCGCCCTGTTGCTCGTCCTGGTCGTCTCGTCCGCCTCACTGCTGCTGACCACGCTCGCCCCCGGCGACATCACGTCCGAACAGGCCCTCTTTCTCGATCCGGCCGCGCTTGCGAAACGCCGCGCCGAACTCGGACTGGAACGGCCGCTGGCGGTGCAATACCTCGCGTGGTTGGGTGGCGCCGTCCGGCTCGACTTCGGCCGCTCCCTGCTGTACTCCCGGCCGGTGACCGAACTGGTCGGCGAACGCGCACTCAATACCGCGGTGCTCGCGCTGGTGGCGCTGCTGCTGGCGACCGCCATCGGCTTGCCGCTCGGCGTCTACTCCGGCAGCCGCTCGCGCGGCCTGGGCCGCGCCGCGGTGCGCGTGCTGTCGGTCCTGGCCTTGTCCATTCCACCGCTCATCGGCTCGCTGGCCCTCGTGTTTCTCGCCGCCCGCACCGGCTGGCTGCCGGTCGGCGGCATGACCTCGTCTGGCGGCATCGACCTCACCTGGGCGCAGTGGCTCGGCGACCTGGCCCGCCATCTCCCGATCCCGGCGCTCGCCCTGGCCCTGCCGCTGGCGGCGACCCTCGAACGGCTGCAGTCGCAGGCCATTGAAAAAGCCGTCCGCGAACCCTTCGTCATCGCCAGCCGCGCGCGCGGCGTCGGTCCTGTCCTGGCCATCGTCCGCCACGCCTGGCCCGTGTCGCTGCGCTCGGTGCTGGGCCTCTACGGCGTGATGATCGGGAGCCTGTTCAGCGGCTCGTTCGTGGTGGAGGTGGTCACGTCGTGGCCGGGCCTGGGCCGGTTGATGTACGACGCGCTCAAGGCACGTGACCTGTATTTGGTGGCCGGCTGTGCCGCGAGTGGCGCCTTCTTCCTGGCCGCCGGGACGTGGATCGCCGACGCGCTGCTGGCGATTGCCGACCCGCGGGTTCGCTCGCAGGAGGCGCGGTGA
- a CDS encoding ABC transporter substrate-binding protein produces the protein MNRQPRALLSVLLVGVMAFMGWRWWSSQQPAEDSGTEIVFSDVITRGGVLSSSLRSEPRTFNRWADQNFATDLISQLTQSKLIRVNRSTQEIEPALAESWTVSPDNRTFTLTLREAAWSDGTPFTSADVVFSFQAIYDPKVNSVLASSLRVGGQPLAVAAPDARTVVITYPGAFGPGIALLDNLTLAPKHKLEAALAAGTFPQAWGVATPLTELVSLGPFVLTRYEPGQRLIFDRNPRYWKKDAAGVALPYLDQLVLEVVPDQNAELVRLQSGQIDMLQQQVRPEDVATLRPLVDQGRLQLLELGVSTDPDLFFFNLRPQQWARDPRGSWMSRKEFRQAISHAVDREAFANTVFLGAGVPIWGPVTPGNQKWFSPNVPRYAHSLDKAKDLLAGLGLANRDADEWLEDEKGTEARFTLLTFRGNSSLERGSAVLREDLRPLGIAVDVVALEQGALIQRLVKGDFEAISFFISSSNLDPAMNPDFWLSSGSAHIWNMGQVTPATEWEKQIDDLMHAMTSSTDQDERKRLFDQVQNIFADNLPIIYFVAPRMHMGVSARVGSMSPTILRPQLLWASDTITVRSPAATGQ, from the coding sequence GTGAACCGACAACCGCGGGCATTGCTGAGCGTTCTGCTGGTGGGCGTGATGGCGTTCATGGGTTGGCGCTGGTGGTCCAGCCAACAACCAGCCGAGGATTCGGGTACAGAAATTGTTTTCTCCGACGTCATCACCCGTGGCGGCGTGCTCAGTTCCTCGCTGCGCAGCGAGCCACGGACGTTCAACCGGTGGGCCGACCAGAACTTCGCGACCGACCTGATCTCCCAGCTGACGCAAAGCAAGTTGATTCGTGTCAACCGCTCGACGCAGGAGATCGAACCGGCGTTGGCCGAATCGTGGACCGTGTCCCCGGACAATCGCACCTTTACCCTCACGCTGCGCGAAGCCGCGTGGTCCGACGGAACCCCCTTTACCTCGGCCGACGTCGTGTTCTCGTTCCAGGCCATTTATGACCCCAAGGTCAACAGCGTGCTCGCCAGTTCGCTACGGGTGGGCGGACAACCCCTTGCGGTGGCCGCGCCCGACGCGCGAACTGTTGTCATTACCTATCCCGGGGCCTTCGGGCCGGGCATCGCCCTCCTCGACAACCTGACGCTGGCGCCGAAGCATAAGCTGGAGGCGGCGCTCGCCGCCGGCACGTTCCCGCAGGCGTGGGGCGTGGCCACGCCCCTGACCGAGCTGGTGTCGCTCGGGCCGTTCGTCCTGACCCGCTACGAGCCAGGCCAGCGGCTGATCTTCGACCGCAACCCGCGCTACTGGAAGAAGGACGCCGCCGGCGTCGCCCTGCCGTACCTCGATCAGCTCGTGCTCGAAGTCGTGCCGGACCAGAATGCGGAGCTGGTGCGCCTGCAGTCCGGGCAGATCGACATGCTGCAGCAGCAGGTGCGCCCCGAAGACGTTGCCACGCTGCGGCCGCTCGTGGACCAGGGCCGGCTCCAGCTGCTGGAGCTTGGCGTCAGCACCGATCCCGATCTCTTCTTCTTCAACCTGCGCCCGCAGCAGTGGGCCAGGGACCCGCGCGGCAGCTGGATGTCGCGCAAAGAGTTCCGCCAGGCGATTTCGCACGCCGTGGATCGCGAGGCGTTCGCCAACACGGTGTTCCTCGGCGCCGGCGTGCCAATCTGGGGACCCGTGACGCCCGGAAACCAGAAGTGGTTCTCGCCCAACGTGCCCCGCTACGCGCACTCGTTGGACAAGGCGAAGGACCTGCTCGCCGGCCTGGGCCTGGCCAACCGCGATGCGGACGAGTGGCTCGAAGACGAGAAGGGCACGGAAGCCCGCTTCACGCTGCTGACCTTCCGTGGCAACTCCTCGCTCGAACGCGGATCGGCGGTGCTGCGCGAGGATCTCCGGCCGCTCGGCATTGCCGTGGACGTGGTCGCCCTCGAGCAGGGTGCGCTCATCCAGCGCTTGGTCAAGGGCGACTTCGAGGCGATTTCATTCTTTATCTCGTCGAGCAACCTCGATCCAGCCATGAATCCAGACTTCTGGCTCAGCTCGGGTTCCGCCCACATCTGGAATATGGGCCAGGTCACCCCCGCGACCGAGTGGGAGAAGCAGATCGACGACCTGATGCACGCGATGACCTCCAGCACCGACCAGGATGAACGCAAGCGCCTGTTCGACCAGGTCCAGAACATCTTCGCGGACAACCTGCCGATCATCTACTTCGTCGCGCCGCGCATGCACATGGGTGTCAGTGCCCGCGTGGGATCGATGTCGCCGACCATCCTGCGTCCGCAGTTGCTGTGGGCGTCTGACACGATCACGGTGCGCTCGCCGGCCGCGACGGGGCAGTAG
- a CDS encoding helix-turn-helix domain-containing protein, producing MDVQTLTYSGPDFQPRVGRSVSIEQAAQLLAVSRRTVYYRIRDGRLRTIRTLGGSQRVLMDSVEEMRGSH from the coding sequence ATGGACGTTCAAACGCTGACCTACAGCGGACCAGATTTTCAGCCACGGGTGGGCCGTAGCGTGAGCATCGAGCAAGCCGCGCAGCTGCTCGCCGTCTCCCGCCGCACCGTCTACTACCGCATCCGTGACGGTCGGCTCCGCACCATTCGCACCCTTGGGGGCTCCCAGCGGGTGCTGATGGACTCGGTTGAAGAAATGCGCGGGTCCCATTAG
- a CDS encoding S8 family peptidase, producing MENLQPTARTRRGRSQPAFHGSTAAFTIAVLLLACVTSAAASERRARLSSDLEAHLNSSSSAPIDIIISGSQERIDRLARRHGLVVKKVLSSGAVLTASKRAMAALSQDVEVDAVSGDSTVRSHLAVAANTIGADAAWAGAIATLGAVDGRGVGVAIIDSGIADHPALRNRVVASVDFTSGRGRGRDDYGHGTHIAGIVAARSFRNSAEGAESGIAPAAHLVNLKVLGADGTGQASDVIEAIDWAIRYRKDFGIRVLNLSLGAAPTQSYKDDPICQAVERAVKAGLVVVASAGNYGTNDKNQQIYGSVTSPGISPYAITVGAIRTQGTADKSDDEVAPWSSKGPTLVDHIVKPDLVAPGAKIISTAAAGATLMTQYPERLIDGPGSRDYFSMSGTSMSAAVVSGAVALLLDGRSDLTPLQVKLALQASADFMPAAGLLAAGAGSLNLEDLGGVLPIVGSLSLTKDRGFAYPAAARPLVESNQIIWGDQIIWGDQIIWGDQIIWGDQIIWGDQIIWGDQIIWGDQIIWGDQIIWGDQIIWGDQIIWGDQIIWGD from the coding sequence ATGGAGAACCTGCAGCCGACCGCCCGCACACGCCGCGGCCGATCACAACCTGCTTTTCACGGTTCCACCGCCGCGTTCACGATCGCGGTCCTCCTGCTGGCGTGTGTCACCTCGGCCGCGGCCAGCGAGCGGCGCGCACGCCTTTCGTCGGATCTGGAGGCGCACCTCAACTCGAGCTCGTCGGCGCCGATCGACATCATCATTTCCGGGTCGCAGGAACGGATCGACCGTCTGGCCAGGCGGCATGGCCTGGTGGTGAAGAAGGTCCTGTCGTCGGGAGCGGTGCTCACGGCCTCGAAGCGCGCGATGGCGGCGCTGTCGCAGGACGTGGAAGTGGATGCGGTGTCAGGTGATTCGACCGTGCGCTCGCACCTGGCGGTGGCGGCCAATACCATCGGCGCGGACGCCGCGTGGGCCGGCGCGATCGCGACGCTTGGGGCGGTCGACGGGCGTGGCGTGGGGGTGGCCATTATCGACAGCGGCATTGCCGATCACCCGGCCCTGCGGAACCGGGTCGTCGCGAGCGTGGACTTCACGAGCGGGCGCGGCCGCGGCCGCGATGACTACGGCCACGGCACCCACATTGCCGGCATCGTCGCGGCACGGTCGTTCCGGAACTCGGCAGAGGGCGCGGAGAGTGGCATTGCGCCGGCGGCGCACCTGGTCAACCTCAAGGTGCTCGGCGCCGATGGCACGGGCCAGGCCAGCGACGTGATCGAAGCCATCGACTGGGCGATTCGTTATCGCAAGGACTTTGGCATCCGCGTGCTGAACCTGTCGCTCGGTGCGGCCCCGACGCAGAGCTACAAGGACGACCCGATCTGCCAGGCGGTGGAGCGGGCGGTCAAGGCCGGGCTGGTGGTGGTGGCGTCGGCTGGCAACTACGGCACCAATGACAAGAACCAGCAGATCTACGGCAGCGTGACCTCGCCGGGCATTTCGCCCTACGCGATCACGGTCGGTGCGATCCGCACGCAGGGCACGGCCGACAAGTCGGACGATGAGGTGGCGCCGTGGAGTTCGAAGGGCCCGACGCTGGTCGACCACATCGTGAAGCCCGACCTGGTGGCGCCAGGCGCGAAGATCATCTCGACGGCGGCAGCGGGGGCAACCCTGATGACGCAGTATCCGGAGCGGCTGATCGACGGCCCCGGGTCGCGCGATTACTTCTCGATGAGCGGCACCAGCATGTCGGCAGCGGTCGTGTCCGGCGCGGTGGCGCTGTTACTGGACGGGCGCAGCGACCTGACGCCGCTGCAGGTGAAACTGGCACTGCAGGCCAGCGCCGACTTCATGCCCGCAGCCGGATTGCTGGCAGCCGGCGCCGGCAGTCTGAATCTTGAAGATCTGGGCGGAGTTCTTCCAATCGTAGGAAGTCTGAGCCTTACGAAAGACCGCGGTTTCGCGTATCCCGCTGCTGCGAGACCCCTAGTGGAGTCAAACCAGATCATCTGGGGTGACCAAATCATCTGGGGTGACCAGATCATCTGGGGCGACCAGATCATCTGGGGCGACCAGATCATCTGGGGCGACCAGATCATCTGGGGCGACCAGATCATTTGGGGCGACCAGATCATCTGGGGCGACCAGATCATTTGGGGCGACCAGATCATTTGGGGCGACCAGATCATTTGGGGCGACCAGATCATCTGGGGCGACTAA
- a CDS encoding HD domain-containing protein, with product MAARFTTLSKLGKVYVLGVSAIGLAIAAHSLGQLFVQQVDPQWLILAALTLLTGAFTVRIPGIPAHLSVSDTFVLVSVLLFGPAAGTIIALLDALIISLRVGRNTREPFRVIFNVSAVALSTNTAAQVFFGVAGIQPYSIEPTPLGRILFPLFLCALTYFLLNSWLVTFALALEKGRPPFAIWRDNFLWLSVNYFVGGSVAGLLVTYSREIDLTTLGIIVPLLLVSYLTFKTSLGRIEDANRHLTQVNAMYLSTIETLAMAIDAKDQITHGHIRRVQRYAVGLARAVGVNDDTQIKAIEAAALLHDMGKLAIPEFILNKPGRLTSNEFDVMKQHANIGADILSSIEFPYPVVPIVRHHHESWDGTGYPDALKGVEIPLGARVLSVVDCYDALTSDRPYRPRLSVDDAIQILVQRRGSMYDPLIVDKFIETQKQLSEEAQEGDREKDAIDSIATKLRITPETTAPPLGEVPEQLPLQILSLLRSIHPSPRGLSVEDFGVIVSRQVLRLTDARSVALYAVAENEHSIRCLYADGPLSQLVGGPEIALGERLSGWVAAHRTPIWNSDATLDLPSELARSAGVDLGSSVPLMDGDLLVGTLTFYASAGGEIAVEQRLLIQSIAPQLATALSASVAHDQVAAIDGSNRSSREALYAILDALLSHRARGVARSHPDSQSIVLLTLLPHGGSDGTWNTEQAHLLANISAATGRTGTVVRLSSDKLLVTASLRQLTSLGLDSGSTARAAQRSLGISVKEIGNSLELRRVLGLIQQGDQSSGKPLVH from the coding sequence ATGGCTGCGCGATTCACGACGCTATCGAAACTTGGCAAGGTGTATGTCCTTGGAGTGTCAGCAATTGGCCTCGCAATTGCAGCGCACTCCCTCGGTCAGCTGTTTGTCCAGCAGGTCGACCCTCAGTGGCTAATTCTCGCGGCACTGACCCTTCTGACTGGGGCGTTCACGGTTCGTATTCCCGGAATTCCGGCGCACCTTTCGGTCTCTGACACATTTGTCCTCGTTTCTGTGCTTCTCTTCGGACCTGCCGCAGGAACGATCATCGCTCTTCTGGATGCGCTGATCATCTCACTTCGCGTCGGTCGGAACACCCGCGAACCATTTCGGGTCATCTTCAACGTCTCGGCAGTGGCGCTATCGACTAACACCGCGGCACAGGTGTTTTTCGGCGTCGCCGGGATACAGCCCTACTCGATTGAACCGACGCCACTCGGACGAATCCTGTTTCCGCTTTTCCTGTGTGCGCTTACTTACTTCCTGCTTAACAGCTGGCTGGTCACATTTGCTCTTGCTCTCGAAAAAGGACGGCCGCCGTTCGCCATATGGCGCGACAATTTTCTGTGGCTTTCGGTTAACTACTTCGTCGGCGGCTCAGTAGCAGGGTTACTGGTTACGTATTCTCGCGAGATTGATCTAACAACCCTGGGGATCATCGTTCCGCTCCTTCTGGTTTCATATCTCACGTTCAAAACATCTCTCGGCCGAATCGAAGATGCCAATCGCCATCTGACACAAGTCAACGCGATGTACTTGTCCACCATCGAGACGCTCGCCATGGCGATTGACGCAAAGGACCAGATAACGCACGGACATATTCGGCGTGTTCAGCGATACGCGGTTGGCCTGGCGAGAGCGGTAGGCGTCAACGATGACACCCAGATCAAAGCGATCGAAGCGGCGGCTCTGTTGCACGACATGGGAAAGCTTGCGATTCCTGAATTCATCCTCAACAAGCCAGGGCGGCTTACGTCGAATGAGTTCGACGTCATGAAGCAACATGCCAACATCGGCGCGGACATTCTTTCATCCATTGAATTCCCTTATCCGGTCGTTCCAATCGTCCGCCACCACCACGAGAGCTGGGATGGCACCGGATATCCGGACGCCCTGAAGGGTGTCGAGATTCCTCTGGGTGCTAGGGTGCTCTCTGTTGTCGATTGTTATGACGCATTGACATCGGACCGGCCCTACCGGCCGCGACTGTCTGTTGATGACGCCATCCAGATATTGGTTCAGCGAAGAGGATCCATGTACGACCCATTAATTGTCGACAAGTTTATCGAGACCCAGAAGCAACTTTCCGAAGAGGCGCAAGAAGGAGACCGCGAGAAGGACGCCATCGATTCAATTGCGACCAAGCTCCGAATAACGCCAGAGACGACAGCCCCGCCACTAGGCGAGGTCCCTGAGCAGCTACCGCTCCAGATCCTCTCCCTATTACGATCTATTCATCCGTCTCCACGAGGACTCTCTGTGGAGGATTTCGGCGTGATTGTGTCTAGGCAGGTCCTGCGCCTCACCGATGCGCGCTCTGTGGCGTTGTACGCCGTCGCAGAAAACGAACACTCAATTCGGTGCCTTTACGCTGATGGTCCACTGTCACAGTTGGTCGGCGGACCTGAAATTGCTCTCGGGGAGCGACTTTCCGGATGGGTAGCCGCCCACAGGACGCCAATCTGGAACTCTGATGCCACCCTAGACCTTCCCAGCGAACTCGCGAGATCCGCCGGAGTGGACCTCGGCTCAAGCGTGCCGTTGATGGACGGGGATCTTCTTGTCGGCACTCTGACCTTTTATGCGAGCGCAGGAGGCGAGATTGCGGTCGAACAACGACTACTGATTCAATCCATCGCTCCGCAATTGGCAACTGCTCTCTCTGCATCTGTTGCTCATGACCAAGTTGCCGCAATCGACGGAAGCAATCGGTCTTCACGAGAAGCCTTGTACGCGATTCTAGATGCCCTGCTTTCCCACAGAGCTCGTGGAGTTGCTCGCTCCCACCCAGACTCTCAGTCCATCGTCTTGTTGACTCTCCTCCCGCACGGAGGATCTGACGGAACCTGGAACACCGAACAGGCCCACCTGTTAGCAAACATCTCGGCGGCAACTGGACGCACCGGCACTGTGGTGCGTCTGTCGTCTGATAAGTTACTCGTCACGGCTTCGCTGAGGCAACTCACCAGCCTCGGACTCGACTCAGGTTCGACCGCAAGAGCAGCTCAGAGAAGTCTCGGAATCAGCGTCAAGGAGATCGGCAATTCTCTTGAGCTGCGTAGAGTTCTTGGCTTGATTCAGCAAGGCGATCAGTCGTCAGGAAAGCCGCTAGTGCACTGA